One Scophthalmus maximus strain ysfricsl-2021 chromosome 7, ASM2237912v1, whole genome shotgun sequence genomic window, ttgtatatgtttGTCCTGGCCAGAGGTAATTGATATGGCTGAGATGGAAAGATGAATAGAGTTTTTAATTATGATGCCAGCCCTTGTTTATGGGACAGAAGTGGTATTTTTTCACATGGTGCATAAGctccaaacacattttcatctccGCTGTCTGACCTGGATGTGCGTGTTTCCTCTCGTGAACAGGAAATGGAGGCTGCGGAGAGGCTGAGGGCGACCAAAACGGGTCTGGAGGTGAACAACGACAagctggaggcggagctggaAGAAACCAAACAGCGGCTCCGGGCGGCACTGTCCAGACCCATCGCGGAGGGAGCGGACAACAAGACCTGGAACGCGTCCGTGGTAACAAGGTCGGCCAACTGTTTGTCACGGCCGTCAGTAGAACGCCATCTCCATTAACTCCTCGGGCTTTTTCCCAGTTGGCTTGGCAAGCTCATGACCCCGACCTGGTCTCCTCCACTCGGAAGAAGGTCCAGGCTACAAGCAGAGTTCAGAGTGTGAGACatcggttgttttttttcgtcttcCCGCCGCAGAATGTTTGAGAACAAgatgaaggagctggagaaggagctctCCCACAAGACCCTCAGCCTCTCGGAACTCAAGCAACGGCTGAAGGAGGCGAACGAGCGCGAGGAAGGGGCCCGGACGAGCATCGGGCAACTTGAAGATCAGGTACGTGCCACGTTACAATTCCATTCAGAAAGAATAACAGGTGGGGCAGAGGCCCAAATCCTCGGCTCTGGAGAGGTTGACTTCAGGCGTGGGTCGAGGATTTCACtattgaaacacatttttagttATGATTTCCTTGTGTATTTATGGGGCTCTAACAATCACTATATCGGTCTGTCACTCTGGTCCAGTCGACTGACACTTGGAGACAAATGACAAGCTTGAAATGGCTAATGTGGACTTTTGAATCATATGTCATTTGAAAAGGGAGTTAAGAATGGAGAACTGTTttgaacatttcagaaaaatggTGAAATTCGAAGCCCTGTGGGCTTGACCTTACACCAAACGACTTTTCGTCGTTTTCAGTGACGCAGACGAATTTCCATTGTCGGTATAAAATCCTGAGAGTTTTGAGGCGCGCTCCCGTCATCTCGATCGTTTGGTGTAAGGTGGTGATCTGAGCTGTTTCACGTCGGCCATGTTTCTCGTCGTGACGTTCCGATATAATCAaccgtgtttgatattatcgGAGGTTTTTAGTCTTCGCTCACGCAGATGGTGGCGTGAACATTAGCAACAATAGGTGAGCTCAATAGGTTCAGACTGAGATAATTCCCGGTGACAACAGTTTTTTTGCAGGCTCAGTAGTCAAGGTCTCAACTTTATGTGccttgtaaatgtgtgtttgtcatttctcAGGTTGACATGTTAAAAATATGTCCTACTGCTGCGAAGACGGACGCGGGACTCGCCAAGGAGTTCCAGGCAATGAGGTATGTGAAGCGACGTGCGCCGATGAGTATTATTAAGTCTTCAATGGGCAACAGCAATAATGTAGCGTGTTGAATTACTACATGTTTATAATTTTGTGGCCAGGTTGGTCTACACCGAGCTGCAGAAGGAGAACGAAGATCTGAAGAACAGGCTCAGCGAGTACAGTGAGCCATACGGCGAGGCGTCGTCTAAACCAGGTGGGActtaaaacacacgcacgcacacacacagtagccgGACATTTAACTTTAACCACAACTTcaatttgtcttcatttattttaacaccGTAATAAACGACAGGTTTTTACGTAAACGTTGGCTTTTTATAATGTGGTGTGTTCAAGTAATCTGCTCCAATTCAACATATTGTCACCTCATTAGAAGCTGGCGTGTCAaaccatttaaatatatatgtgatGTTGAACCATTATGCGGAGcaccttttaatttcttttccccTGTTGCTTCGCAGATCTCGCGAAGCTCCGAACTCGTCTGCAGGCGGCGGAAACGGAGAAGGTAAAACTTCACGCCGAGGTCCACAAGCTGCAGAGGGAGTTGGAGAACTTTGACCCGACGTTCTTCGAGGAGATCGAAGACTTGAAGTACAACTACAAtttggaggtgaagaagaacatcctgctggaggagcagctgaggaagGTGTGTGATCGGTTCGGTGTAACGGTGGAACTGCCGAGTGTGTCCATCAGTTGACCCTGAGTCGGGGCCGTTAGACCGACACCTGCACACACGTcgatttttatcattatcagtTTAGATCTCCAAGGGTAGTTGGGCAATGAATCTCAATATTAGCCCTCAGCGAAACGTGTCTGCATGATCAAGTATAATAAACTCTGATCAGATTTACAATCTTGTTTACTTTGCCATTCATTAAATTCGACTGCTTTTAGTTGATTGATGagtttttcaatcttttttcaaAGTAAGTTTGGTATTGGTGCTGAAGCTCAGGTATTGTATCACCACTATCAACATTGTTTACATCTTAGTGCTAAGGCTGTGTAATGTATCATAAACGCTACATggctccttcctctttcttaaGGCAGctttttaatgttaatgtaagcgatgtagatttaaaaaagtatttgtacAGTTCTATCAGACATATCTATCATGTCGTctatgtaaatgtgtatttgttaaTAAAGCAGCTTTAAACTTAATCAAATGTTTACATACTCATCATTTATTCTTCACTTGGAAATTAAATAGTTTGTATTCACAGTAAATTAAGGGAACATTCAAGCAACCGCATATTTCACATTATCGCATCTAAACACTAAAAAGCTTTCtcgtggaaaaaagaaagtggctTCACACCAGATGAACTATATTTGCGTAGAGAAATGTCAGCATGAAGATGCAAAAGTGGCAATCTATTGCTAGCCTTGTTTGCACTGTAGCCAAGGAGCCTGGTGGCTCAGTGTCCAGGCAAAAGGATTAAAAGTTCTGTCGCTGCAATCACTCCCATCAATCAGAATCCAGAAAGGCCATGTATGAGTGAAGGTAAAGAATATGATTTGAACTCGTCCTAGCATTACAATCCATCTCTTCATCGTTATTCGTTGCTCAGACATGGGGGCGGTAATTCACAAGGGACCGGAGTTTGTGAGGACAATGCTGTTttcagtgtgactgtgtgtgtaaatgaaggTCTACATCTTATGTTTTCAATGAGGGACAATCTGATCAAGTGCTTTGGTTGAGGCTCATAGTTGAAATGAAATGGTTTTATTACATATATTATCCCGGTTTCGAACCAACCAGAACATGCTGACTTCCTGTGTGGAGTCTGCattttctccccgtgtctgcgtgggttctctacaggttctccggcttccccCCCATTAGGGTTAAGTTAATTGGAGACACTCCTGTCTCTGATGTAATGTGAATACATCTGAGAGCTGTGAACTTTTCTACAAAGCTAAATGAAAACTCTTCGGGCCTTTAATACAGCTCACAGTTTGTCGATCCTCCTTAGTGTTCGTGTCAGTGAGTCCTGCCTCGGTGGGAACCGCTCCGATCAAGAGTCTCACTTCGTGTTGACATCGGAAAAACCCTGTGTGTACTTCGCTGATTTCCACGGGGACATAGCTTGAAATGCTGAACGGTTAATATACTTGTCCAAGATTACGATTAACACTATCGTGCGGTTATCCACAGTGTAACAAATTCTTACAGTGGTCACACAGCAGAAGCTTTGGAGTGGGAATGTGTCTGTCGTCTCAAGACTGTGTAGGCTCATGGGTCAAACTGGATGTCCTGCAGCCGGCTGAAGCGGTGTCCGTTCAGGGCGGAGAGAGAGGCGAACAAGTCTTTGCCGCCAGTGTACTCCTCGGCGGTCCAGTCGACACGAACGACCACCGACCGGTTCCCGAAGCACGGCTCCCCGTCGGGCCACCTCAGTCCAAGGTGATGGCGATGAACCTGCCAACGGCAGCAAAGACGGCTCAAGGCCTGCACCCCAGCGTGTACAACATTTTATAGAACAGTGTGCCGTAAAattagaacacatttaatatccAAAAAAGGCTGAGGAAAACAACATAATGCATTTGAAATAAACCTAAATCGTTGAATGTGTGGGAAGTCTTTCTCAACACCTGCCTGTCAAACATCCTCACTTGCAGGGCCGGCACAAGGCATGAGCAAACCAAGAGGCTGCTTAGGTCCCCCTGGTCACCAGGGggagttgatggaaaaggcagtatgtataaagataaaggcaatgtcacaaaaatagACATGCACgactaatttcaatgttttaccataaacattcaccaGCTAGCTAGCCGTCAAGCAAGCCTTCGGTTCAGTCgaggtatcttcagctaacgttGGCTAGATATCCATTAGCTAAGAAGATATAATGACAGCTAGATTCCACTCAGTACTgtgtcactttgaatattaaagcgCAAAATGAACAATGGATCCCTATTGTGAGTTGGCTACTTTAAAGATTTTGGggcttagggccccatataggtTAGGGCCGGCTCTTCTCACTTGTGTCAGTGATTCCTCATTACTCAAACTATTCCCAGGGAATGTTTCCAGTTAAGAAGCAAAGTCTCTATTCAGACGTGAATGGCGTGTGGCGTCATCCCACCTTAAGGAGAGTGCCGTCGCCGCAGTGCCAGACGATGCCCTCCACTCGGCCCTCCGGACTCTCGTGGAACCAGGACCGCAGCTGCTGGAAGTCCAGCGGGGGGAGCGTGGTGACTTTAACACTGCCATGGGACACCAGGCAGTGGACGGGCCGCTTCTTACTCCCCAGTCCTGTCAGGGCAGCAGGACTCAACTTTagtttttaatcacacacaaaaatactgACACCCAAGATAGGGTTTCAACTTTgtttaattaaaggggcagtaagcgattctggagaaagctggtctctctttgttgttgttgttgttgttgtcgtggtgaTTTGACTGCTCTGATCAGGCCGCGAGCCCGTGACCTCCGGTATGGGAGACCAATGCACAAACCACAAGGCCGAAACTGCGCAGCTGCAGCACCACccactagcacgtctcttaacatatcgacgagtgatgtttacaaactgcactggcagcgttgtgtggtgcggtccgcacaatttttttccgttttcgatctacagagccagggctgagctgaaaacccagattttctgtcggcgcgcacacagaactgtCAGCTAACTGACGGTGAGGAAATACTCgcggatttttacaaaaagtggctcgctttagaatcgctaactgcccctttaagtgaatATGCAATGTCCATCATCAGCGACTCTCAATGTTTTctctaaaatgtcttttttataaGGTCGAAGTGACACTCTGACATCTTAAGACAGGTAAAAGCCAGattctgctctttgttttagCAAATTCCCTACTGATGAACAGGTGATTAGGTGTGTTGTAATAACAACGGGAGGTCGCAGGTTCGCAGCCCGGGCATAGCAGTAAcatctcaacaacaaaaaagggagaaactCATTTCTCCGAAATCGCTTACTGACACTTTAAGTCGTCCGAACATTTTTTTGATAAAGCGAAAATGTTTGACGACAATCTGTCGAGACAGTAAGAGGTTGCAGGGAAAGGCAACATCACATTACCGTACGGGTTCCCGTTGACACTGGTTCCGATGAGCTCCAGCGTCTGTTCCACGAGGTCGGCCAGTGGAACCGCTGCGATTTCTAGCACGTCTCCCTCGTCCGCGTTGGGCCGGAGCACCAGAGCCGCCCCGACCTCATAGTCCACCACGGCGGAGTGCCAACAGTACTGCTTGTTGTCCCCCTCCACCGGCACCCAGCCTGAACATTCACAAGCACCAAATCACTGCTCCTGCACAGTGACGTGAAAGCATTCATCTACACCACGGTGGTGATCACTTCCGTGTGAGACACTGCACCAGGCCGGTATGAATACAGCAACTCTCGGGTTTAAAATTCTCATCTTTCATGCTTCACAGTTTTAAGAATGCTGAGTTTTGTTTCTCCCTcgaagcaataaaaaaaaatgtattcattaaaaTATACCTAAGTTTTAAGAACAGGGGCCTGTGCGATGAAGCCGGgtttgcggttatcgaggtaacttcaggtttaactttCCAGTCCTACGAAGATGGTTcctaaatcaccatggtaacggCTGAACGGATCGAAACCTGTTCAGGGCTCagctactgaccaatcagatcactggaaaaccagagtcattattctacaggatcctgactgggacaaaagagtttaaagtgacaaatattaaggcgcagcagatatttatgaatgtgtggaatcatgttgctgttccagacttttcagtGTCCACTCAGGTTTTAAAACAgagtttctaataaacagagggagagattatcacacgcaaaaaaaaaaacatagactAGATTAATATAAGTGCTTcttttgaattcaataaagatgatttgattcactacagattcattttagttattttttctatcactgcacctcggaacaacacgaggagactgcGACCATAACTAGTAACTAAAACTAAATACTATCTCTTATTAGAAcaatgtgccacacacacatggtcaatattcctcatgatcatgaatgaacagttcagtgtgattgaaGACATCACAAATTaacctcttttctcctctgcttcagcagcagaaacagtctgaagtcacttcagcttctcttcaacGTAGTTTGATCATCGGCAGACAAAAATATTCTCTCAATAGTGAACTTGATACACACCTGGGCTTATTTGCATGGTATTTTTTAGGCTGACTAAAAATTTCGAAAAATGTTTGAAGCAGTAAAGCATAGTCAATGTGCACTACCTGCTggttacagcaaaaaaaaaacaaaaaaaaaaacacccatctatttttattttacacaggGGGTGACAAGGCAGATCGTGTATATTTTATAAGAACCTGGAATGTGTCCAAGCTCATCAGGCACTGGGCGGCCGTTGTGGTTTTTGACCCGGTGTGCTGGGATCCACGCCTCCGGCACCGTCTTAAAGTCTTCCTCTACGTTCCATGTGAAACctgaaaagggaaacaaagacaATTAAACTAGTCCAACCTTTCAAAGAGATGATTTATCACAGgtattgtgattttaaaagaaTGTGGACAAAAAACCTTTGGAGCTCCTGTGAGAATGCTGGTGCTTTTTGAACCTCTTCTCTGCTTGTTTGTTGGGTTTCCTGTCAAGTCGAGCCCAGAGGTACGGCTGGCCTACAgacgaaaaacaaaagaatcaaaTAGACAACCCATTATTCAATTCATCCTACCACTCCGGGGAAATTATGAACACTTCAATGTCAGCACAGGCAACTCTTACTGTTCATACCACAGAGTGTTTAACTTACAACGTAAACACAATacggaggaggaaaagaaaaaaaacaaaaaacttttcatttgtccAGCATGAAAACGCTCACCTTTATAAAGTGCAACATAACAGCAGGTGCCATCAAGTTTTTCTGTGGCGAGTGCACAGGTGATGTTCGCCTCCAGAGCGACGGGGTTGACACGCTCAGTGGCAACCACCTGAAATTGCtgaagacagacaagacagacagaggtgttTAACCAGGGTActctgcagagaggaaacacaattTCAGCTCACAATTACACCAAAGTGATTAGAATGGTCCACCACTCGTCAAACTCTAATCTAGAGTTTGACTATCTAAAATAGTCGTTAATGACTCAAGCTGACAGTTTAATGACCCCATTaaacccccccttttttaatagTTGTTCATTAAtcaatctgacagttttatgaCCCATTTGACCTTGTATTGAACTAGATTTGAACTTTTATCGAAATTGAATTGAACCCGAAATGAACGCACATTGAACTATTATTGACCTGCACCTGGTTCCGGCCTTTAATCATAAATTGCAGCTGTTGTGTTGAtcttgttttaacttttaatgttaTAGTTTGTTTGTCCATGACTGTAGTCTgcgagaaccccccccccctttctttctcctctgcagctgcagccctgCATCTTTCCCGGGTTTTTACACGTCGTAAATCCAATGTATCCTCCTCCATTAGTGCGTCAAGGCGTTCTAGTTCTCCTTGACCCAACAGCCAACCAAATATCTACCCATCTTTCTATCATggtcttttaaaatgttagtCTTTGAGCCgcttgacagacacacacacacacacacacacacacacacgcacgcactcactcactcacacgtgAGGCAGTCTGGAAGCGTCAACAGTAGGGCTGTTATTAAGGAATAACATGTGATGGCATttaaatttcagtttttgtccCAAACTCAACACAGTTGGGGGCCAGCAGGTTAGGAGCAGAAAAGGAGTTAGGTTGCTTATAATGTAAGTAGCAACGGATAAGTGACTTTGGAATCCTGCTTCTCTATCCTATACCAAGTGGTTGAAAATGTTACTAAACATCTAACACCTAAtttatgtggtgtgtgtgtgtgtgtgtgtgtgtgcgtgtgtgtgtgtgtctgtgtctgtgtctgtgtgtgtgtgtgtgtgtgtgtgtgtgtgtgtgtgtttgtgtgtgcgtgtgtgcctgtgtgtttgtgtgtgtgtgtgtgcctgtgtgtgtgtgcgtgtgtgtgtgtgtgtgcctgtgtgtgtgtgtgtgcctgtgtgtgtgtgcctgtgtgtgtgtgtgtgtgtgtgtgtgtgtgtctgtgtgtgtgtgtgtctgtgtgtgtgtgcctgtgtgtgtgtgtgtgtgtgtgtgtgtgtgtgtgtgtgtgtgtgtgtgtctgtgtgtgtgtgtgtctgtgtgtgtgtgtgtctgtgtgtgtgtgcctgtgtgtgtgtgtgtgtctgtgtgtgtgtgtgtgtgtgtgcctgtgtgtgcctgtgtgtgtggggggggggctccgctCACCTGGCGGTCCCGTTTCGCGGACtgtccctccctcacctccgtCAGGAACACGCACGGTATCTTCTGCTGCACGGAGCCCAGGCGTCGCATCATCGTGTGCCGCTCCGCCGTCCCGCTCGTCGTGGCTGTGCAGGAAGTGCGGGACTCTTTAACGACGTTTCTGCATCACGACTGGGGATGTGTCGTGGGACGCGGCCGACGTTTCTGGTCAcgtggttcttcttcttcttcttcttcttcttcttcttcttcttcttctatcgTTTTctggcggttggcaaacaacgaaatggcgcattaccgccaccagctggtaaggagtgtggatcagactcacaaaaaaacaaaactgaacacaaaACCTACAATATAATTATATTCTACCTAACACGTTTGTTTCCCTAAGCTACGGTATTAAATGGCTATAACATTCATTTTGCGAAttatgagttgttgttgttgttcttcttcttcttcttcttcttcttcttctccttgcaTCTCATTGCGCATGCGCCGCCCTGAGTGGCAGCACTTGCAGCAGCTCTTGCTCACCGCTGAGCTTCTTTCACTTTTtaggtccttccttcctgctgccgTGAGACTGCACAACCTGCACTGCTCTaagtagaacacacacaaacacacacaggactcaactACTCTAAAATATTTCACGGATATACTTAgagtgcaataactaactgtgcaatatttatatttagtctccatttgcaactattgctactgctctgtataaagtatttatatacctttgttttttttatttaatgttatttttttgttatattttgtgcatactaactttgtaaatttctttatattctcttctgtccactttgctgctgtaatgcccgaattgTCCCATAATTGTCCCATAATACCTTTATtatgggacgaataaaggtatatcttatcttatttcttatcttcttcgtcttcttcttctccttcattctAGGGTGACTAGCCAAAAATGAAGCGCCACTGTGCTGTGGTATCGCAGTCCCAACTCAAATCAAGTCGTGTTCGTCCgaagattttttctttatgaaCACAAAATGCTAATATCTTACCTTTAAATCAAACGTTTAATTCTTTGATTGCGTTTTGAATACGTATTTATTTCTCAGCATGTTGTTAAAGAAAATCCTCTGTTCTTACTTACAGCCTGGgctatgaaatatattttttccactttgaaaGTTCCAATAGGCTACTCAGTTtgagaaaatataattaaatacacATACTCCTCCCCATTGTAAAATACAGACTCtatgaaaatgcaaatattgttCACTTTAAGTTTAATTTCTAAACCATGTGTCACTGATAAGTCCATTCTGAGAGTGTGACGCTTCAAGGGATCGGTGACAaattagagggggaaaaaagtgactTGTTAAGGTGTTTCGCCACCATGCTCCACCAGAACAGCTTGTCTTGGCACTGACTCTTTGAACTCGACCGGAGTGAAACCCCGATCTGTTCACTTTAGACAATATTCCCACAGAAATATGGTCAAGCTACTCCGAGGGGTTTGTTTTGAAATTTGGATTCACACACAGCGTGATGTCACTGGAGTACTTCCTGTCCAattcatcatattcatcatcTTCCCCCGCTCCATGTTGACTTCGCAGGTCCACCTCGCTGTCGGTGTTCTTccacatctctgtctctgtgtcgtcCTTCTGCCGCCCCGGAGACCAACAggtgaaaatatttctttacGAGAAGAAGAGAGATCGTTATCGTACATGATATTATACAAAGCATAATATCTGAAAGCACAACTCACAGTTTGGAGTACCACACAGCACCTGCCGCTgtcaggagcaggaggatgacGCCAAGAACGATGAGTGCCATAGGCAcaactggaaaaataaacagaaatgcatCAGTGACTGCCACAAACGTTCTTCTGTATATCATATAGCTACATGCAACAATTCAAATCCAAGCAGAACTTTACATGCATGAGTCAGTTATATGGCCCAGCTTGTTACCATGGTACCTTGTAGTTCCACTGTAGTTCCAATGTGACCATTGTAGTTCCACTACCCACCACTACAGTCTATGTCAAGGTACAAATGAGTGTCTGAAGCCTCATTAAGACATATAATTTGTATATAATTTAGagctttaaaggagacatattatgctcatattcaggttcatacttttaatttgtgttaccacttaaaaaggtttacatgctctaatgtttagTAAAGGCATCAGTGgtctcatactgcccattccttcagctcctcttttcaccctctgtctgaaacgcctggatttattttagccccgcctcccgataaaccccagtctgctctgattggccagctggccgcGTCTGtggtgattggtcaaccgatttcgaaatgtgtaggaaatgtagattctcagattgcaggcagggttacctcaaaagagtccaactgtgacatcacagtgggagagaaatctgaaccagtggttcagagacACGCTGTAGGGTTTaaccagctcacaaaaaaatgacagggtggtcttttttcagtttgtggacTGGCAgactccacagatacacacatttatgtgtacaaacactgaaaaaaatgattgcataatatgtcacctttaggGATTTTGAATATCGATATAAATCTTTGTTAGTATGGAAGAGTATCAGGGCCAGACATCAGAAAAACATTGagaaggacattttttttcttttcattttgcatttcaagaaCAAAGATGAAATGTCTAAATATTGAGATGTAACCACCACCAGAACCATCACAACCCGGGCTAACCAGACGCCAGGGCTGACTGCCGCCTTCAGAGCTGGGGACGCAGACGGCCTGAGAACAGCGAGGACCAACCTGTCCCATGGCATCTCCAACAATGATGAGACCCAATGCAGGAAGGAGGTCAGCCAACTGGCCACGTAGTGCAGGGATAACAACCTCTTCTTGAACATCGACAAGACCAAAGAGGTTGTTATTGACTTCCGGAGAGGCCACACCCCTGAACCCCCACTGACCATCAAtggtgctgctgtggagagagtgagcagcACCAAATTCCTGGGGGTACACATCAGTGAGGACCTCTCCTGGACAATGAACTCTGCATCACTGGCCAAAAAGTCCCACCGGCGCCTCTACTTCCTCCGCAAACTGAAGAGAGCAAGAGCCCCCCCAACCCATCATGTGCTCCTTTTACCGGGGCACCATCGAGAGCATCTTGACCAGCTGCATCACTGTGCGGTACGGGAGCTGCACCTCCTCCAACCGCAAGACCCTGCAGCGCATTGTAAAGGCAGCTGGACGGATCATTGGTGTCCCACTTCCCTAACTCCTAGAAACCGATGAAACCAGCATTGTGGGTGACCCCAGCCACCCGTCACACAGCCCTGTTCAGCCTCCTGCCATCTGGGAGAAGGTACCGGAGTCTCCGAGCCTGTTCCACCAGACTGGCAAACAGTTTTATTCACCAGGCTGTCAGGAAGCtcaacccctcccctccctccctccctccctccctcccctcccctctgcccacaagaactctggactctgaacaCTTGAAACTTTCATCAGTGCCctctacattttacatttaatctgcactccatatcctttaaaatgcacattttcaattcgtTCTATATATTTAGTTTCCTATATATTACACATGctatacagtatttcctttctattgcacattttcaatttctttagcttttctatcctgtgtggttttgccttactcttacttttgcactatttagaatgtatttattgtatatattacatatcttattttctgttttgtttttttggtttgtacTATTGCACCTTGGGTCTGAGAcaaacgtttttttcatttcctctgtatgtctggaacaatattgcaggaattgacaataaagttgacttgacttgaactTGAAATTTCAAGATTAAAGTCAATCTTTTAAGAATATTCTGAACTACTAACGTGTGGGCATGTGACTGCCTCTACAAAATGgtgaaattgtacttttttgCGCATGAACACTGTGGTAATTGGTATGAGGAATTTGAAGATATTGTGACAAAAATGTCAGCCAATCCTCTAACTAGATTTGATGGAGCAGGGAAGTTGaccttattctctatatttcaTCTTAattcttgaaatgcaaaataaatttaTAAAGTCCTCTCGCTTTTTTTAACATCCCAAATCCACAACAGAATTTCATTAACAAACTATTTGTTTAGTTACAGTACATGACATTTCATCATAATTAGACCCACTAAGACCCCAATAAGACccacactgactgactggttaAGTACAATATACATAATTTACAAATTTCCATCCCTTTCCGCTCAACCCCTTGAGCTCCACTGGCATGTATTGTCAAATTTTCACGAAAGAAAGGAGCGAATAAATGAATTAGAGTAAAGAAAGTAGGTCTTCCTCTTCTTGGAAACACAAAACTGACACGAGTCACAACCGACCAGAACCTAAAATATTAAAGGAGACAAGGCCGTACCTCCTAGAGAAGGTTTTGCAGCGCTCTTGGACTGAGGCGGCACGGACACAGAAGTAGGAAAAGCCGACGTGAGGACAGTTGGTTTTGAGGCAACGAAGTGAGAACGAGATGTAGGAACATGGGTGGAGACGGTGTCCCGgggtgtggaggtggaggaaaccCTAGTTGAACGCGTTGTCTCGACCTGGACAGTAAAAGCAGACGTCTGCT contains:
- the c7h12orf29 gene encoding uncharacterized protein C12orf29 homolog isoform X2 → MMRRLGSVQQKIPCVFLTEQFQVVATERVNPVALEANITCALATEKLDGTCCYVALYKGQPYLWARLDRKPNKQAEKRFKKHQHSHRSSKGFTWNVEEDFKTVPEAWIPAHRVKNHNGRPVPDELGHIPGWVPVEGDNKQYCWHSAVVDYEVGAALVLRPNADEGDVLEIAAVPLADLVEQTLELIGTSVNGNPYGLGSKKRPVHCLVSHGSVKVTTLPPLDFQQLRSWFHESPEGRVEGIVWHCGDGTLLKVHRHHLGLRWPDGEPCFGNRSVVVRVDWTAEEYTGGKDLFASLSALNGHRFSRLQDIQFDP
- the c7h12orf29 gene encoding uncharacterized protein C12orf29 homolog isoform X1, whose protein sequence is MMRRLGSVQQKIPCVFLTEVREGQSAKRDRQQFQVVATERVNPVALEANITCALATEKLDGTCCYVALYKGQPYLWARLDRKPNKQAEKRFKKHQHSHRSSKGFTWNVEEDFKTVPEAWIPAHRVKNHNGRPVPDELGHIPGWVPVEGDNKQYCWHSAVVDYEVGAALVLRPNADEGDVLEIAAVPLADLVEQTLELIGTSVNGNPYGLGSKKRPVHCLVSHGSVKVTTLPPLDFQQLRSWFHESPEGRVEGIVWHCGDGTLLKVHRHHLGLRWPDGEPCFGNRSVVVRVDWTAEEYTGGKDLFASLSALNGHRFSRLQDIQFDP